The genomic window GGATCCTCCACTTCAGCGCCCGCGAGGACGACGAGGCCGGCACCGGGCCGACCGCGGGGATCGGTCCGTGCGAGGTCGAAGTCGCCCTGCAGTGGAACGCGAGCTACCACGAGTCGATCCACACGTTCGCGAACACCATCAACACGCACGAGGGCGGGACCCACGAGGAGGGCTTCAAGAAGGCGCTCACCGCCGTGGTCAACCGCCATGCCCGCAAGGCCGGACTGCTCGGCAAGATGAAGGGCAACGGCAAGGAGGTCAACCTCACGGGAGAGGACATCCGTGAGGGGCTGACGGCGATCGTCTCGGTCAAGCTCTCCGACCCGCAGTTCGAGGGCCAGACCAAGACGAAGCTCGGCAACACCCCCATCCGCAGCTTCGTCGAACGCACCTGCAACGAGCACCTGTCGACGTGGTTCGAGGAGCACCCGGCCGAGGCCCGGGTGATCGTCGGCAAGGCCATCCAGGGGGCGCAGGCGCGCCTGGCCGCGCGGGCTGCGCGCGAGCTGACCCGGCGCAAGGGCCTGCTCGAGTCGACCAACCTGCCGGGGAAGCTCGCCGACTGCCGGTCGACCGACCCGGCGGCGTGCGAGATATTCATCGTGGAGGGCGACTCTGCGGGGGGCTCCGCCAAGCAGGCTCGCGACAGCGAGACGCAGGCCGTGCTGCCGATCCGGGGCAAGATCCTCAACGTCGAGAAGGCCCGCCTCGGCAAGATCCTCGAGAACAAGGAGATCCAGGCGCTCATCACCGCCATCGGCACGGGGATCGGCGACGAGTTCGACCTGTCGAAGGCGAGCTACCACAAGATCGTCATGCTCATGGACGCCGACGTCGACGGCGCGCACATCCGCACGCTCGTGCTGACCTTCGCGTTCCGGCACATGCGCGAGCTGATCGAGGCCGGCTACGTCTACATCGCCCAGCCGCCGCTGTACCAGATCCAGCCGGCCGGCGCGAAGGACAAGGACAAGATCCTCTACGCGTTCAGCGATCGCGAGCGCGACGCGCTCGTCGCCGAGATGCGCGCCCAGGGCAACGGCAAGCCCCCGATGATCGGACGGTTCAAGGGCCTCGGGGAGATGGACGCCGCCCAGCTCTGGGACACGACCATGGACCCCGAGGCGCGCACGCTGCTGCAGGTGACGATGGAGGACGCCGCCGCGGCCGACCAGATGTTCACCACGCTCATGGGCGACGACGTGGAGGCGCGCCGGGACTTCATCGTGCGCAACGCCCGCGACGTGCGGTTCCTCGACGTATGAGGCGCGTCGTGCGGGCTCTCGCCGCCCTGGCCGGGGTGCTGAGCGCGGTGGCCGCCTGCACGTCCGGCGGCGGGGGAGCGGCGACGGGCACCCCGTCGCCCGCCGCGGGGCCGGTTTCGACCGAGCCGACGATGCAGCCGCCGGACATCGTCGACCTCACCGTGTACTTCCGCGCCGGGGAAGGGTCGAGCGCCTACCTCGTCCCCGTCCGGCGGGAGGCGCGGATCGACGACGACCTGCCCCGCACGGCGTTGCAGCTGCTGCTCGCGGGACCGAAGGACACCGACGGGCACGACGTCGCCGCGCCGCTGCCGTCGGCCACGAGGGTGCTCGACCTGCGGGTCGCCGACGGCACCGCCACGGTGAACCTCTCCGGGGAGGTGATCACCCACGCCGAGGAGGCGAACCCGTCGCCGGAGCACGAGGCGCTCGCGCTCGCGGCGATCGTCGGCACGC from Egibacteraceae bacterium includes these protein-coding regions:
- the gyrB gene encoding DNA topoisomerase (ATP-hydrolyzing) subunit B; translated protein: MDEQQSGSPPTSGYDASDITVLEGLDAVRKRPGMYIGSTGPRGLHHLVYEVVDNSVDEAMAGRCTAIEVRLLADGGVRVTDNGRGIPVDEHRGLHKSALEVVLTVLHAGGKFDNKSYAVSGGLHGVGVSVVNALSARLEAEVHRDGRIHRQSYRRGQPEGPVEVVGETDRTGTTITFWADEEIFESLDYNWEILTGRFRETAFLTAGLRITVVDEREGHADEDGERRLEFCYDGGLRDFVRYLNAQKEPLHEGILHFSAREDDEAGTGPTAGIGPCEVEVALQWNASYHESIHTFANTINTHEGGTHEEGFKKALTAVVNRHARKAGLLGKMKGNGKEVNLTGEDIREGLTAIVSVKLSDPQFEGQTKTKLGNTPIRSFVERTCNEHLSTWFEEHPAEARVIVGKAIQGAQARLAARAARELTRRKGLLESTNLPGKLADCRSTDPAACEIFIVEGDSAGGSAKQARDSETQAVLPIRGKILNVEKARLGKILENKEIQALITAIGTGIGDEFDLSKASYHKIVMLMDADVDGAHIRTLVLTFAFRHMRELIEAGYVYIAQPPLYQIQPAGAKDKDKILYAFSDRERDALVAEMRAQGNGKPPMIGRFKGLGEMDAAQLWDTTMDPEARTLLQVTMEDAAAADQMFTTLMGDDVEARRDFIVRNARDVRFLDV